In a genomic window of Hyphomonas sp.:
- the rlmJ gene encoding 23S rRNA (adenine(2030)-N(6))-methyltransferase RlmJ: protein MLSYQHGYHAGNRADVLKHAILHEIFSRLAEDDRRILYVETHSGRGRYDLQGAQARKGNEAGPGVLSMLNGAAPKPLRAWVDFIETTGVNAYPGSPAHAQTLLPKPTRYVLFERHPQEYEALVKAIGTDDRIQIRKADGYAGALKLAPRSGETLVGLVDPSYETSRDIDALALWTPKALKRWPKAVLILWLPLFRDGRESEFGEYLTTLGNCKVYGSRWPVDALKETALEGSAMVVFNGPPAADKACAAIASSLQSWWSDKPLGD from the coding sequence ATGCTCTCCTACCAACACGGATATCACGCAGGAAACCGTGCCGACGTCCTGAAGCACGCGATCCTGCATGAGATTTTCAGTCGCCTCGCCGAGGACGACCGGAGAATCCTGTATGTGGAAACACATTCCGGGCGCGGCAGATATGATCTTCAGGGGGCGCAGGCAAGAAAAGGAAACGAAGCCGGTCCCGGCGTCCTGTCCATGCTGAATGGCGCCGCCCCCAAGCCCCTGCGCGCCTGGGTCGATTTCATCGAAACAACCGGCGTGAACGCCTATCCGGGATCACCGGCTCATGCACAAACCCTTTTGCCGAAGCCGACACGCTACGTCCTGTTTGAAAGACACCCGCAGGAATACGAAGCCCTGGTCAAGGCGATCGGGACCGATGACCGGATCCAGATTCGCAAGGCGGACGGATATGCAGGCGCCCTGAAACTGGCACCACGCAGCGGCGAAACCCTTGTCGGCCTCGTTGACCCCAGCTACGAAACGAGCCGTGATATCGATGCCCTTGCCCTGTGGACGCCGAAGGCCCTGAAGCGCTGGCCAAAAGCCGTTCTCATACTTTGGCTGCCGCTCTTCCGGGATGGCCGGGAAAGCGAATTCGGCGAGTATCTGACAACGCTTGGAAACTGCAAGGTATACGGATCACGCTGGCCTGTGGACGCATTGAAGGAAACCGCGCTGGAAGGATCCGCCATGGTCGTCTTCAATGGTCCGCCTGCCGCAGACAAGGCTTGCGCCGCCATCGCCTCCTCCCTTCAATCCTGGTGGAGCGACAAACCGCTCGGAGACTAG
- a CDS encoding M28 family metallopeptidase, producing MNRLLISASVLALAACGADAPKTDTPAQAEPEAATELLLPLPDQTTAAITADDLAVRIKTLADDTFEGRGPGTEAGEASADWIAAEMARIGLQPAGEDGSYFQTVKMVNQTVDTDASYFTFTTPDGTDMDMTPKEDVVFWTKRQNTNELAFDPTDVVFVGYGSVAPEYDWDDYDGQDYEGKTVVMLVNDPGFATGDPDLFKGKSMTYYGRWTYKFEEAARQGATAAIVIHETEPASYAWDVVSNSWSGAQSDLVRADGGAERTMLEGWITRETADALFASAGLDLEALKQQAKAPGFKPVPLEGVTASGKVKQTIDQLESRNVVGVLPGATEPDEYVLYTAHWDHLGKKSEEKTGAPGEDFYQDQIFNGAVDNATGSAALLEIAEAMAADELDRSALFLSVTLEESGLLGSAYYAENPLVPHNKVVAGINMDGALPIGRTRDMVVVGYGASELEDILQDVLDTQGRVIKPDAKPEAGYFYRSDHISLAKKGVPMLYADGGEDKLDGGIAAGKAAAAVYTAERYHKPMDEYSDDWDLSGFAEDIQALYQVGLRVAQSDDWPTWYPGNEFESVRKDSLEQE from the coding sequence ATGAACCGACTTCTCATTTCGGCGTCCGTCCTCGCGCTCGCGGCCTGTGGCGCGGACGCCCCGAAAACCGACACGCCTGCACAGGCCGAGCCCGAAGCCGCAACCGAACTCCTGCTGCCGCTACCGGACCAGACCACGGCCGCCATCACGGCAGATGACCTCGCTGTCCGGATCAAGACGCTGGCGGATGACACATTCGAAGGGCGCGGGCCTGGCACCGAAGCCGGAGAGGCATCGGCAGACTGGATCGCGGCGGAGATGGCGCGCATCGGCCTCCAGCCCGCAGGGGAAGATGGCAGCTATTTCCAGACGGTGAAAATGGTGAACCAGACCGTCGATACCGACGCCTCCTACTTCACGTTCACGACGCCTGACGGCACCGACATGGACATGACGCCGAAGGAAGACGTCGTATTCTGGACGAAACGCCAGAACACGAACGAACTCGCCTTCGATCCGACAGACGTCGTCTTTGTCGGTTATGGTTCCGTCGCTCCGGAATATGACTGGGACGATTATGACGGTCAGGACTATGAGGGAAAGACGGTCGTCATGCTGGTCAACGATCCCGGCTTTGCCACGGGCGACCCGGACCTCTTCAAGGGTAAGTCCATGACCTATTATGGCCGCTGGACCTACAAGTTCGAAGAAGCCGCTCGCCAGGGTGCCACGGCCGCCATCGTGATTCACGAAACCGAACCGGCCTCCTATGCCTGGGATGTCGTGTCCAATTCCTGGAGCGGTGCCCAGTCGGATCTCGTGCGTGCGGATGGCGGCGCCGAGAGAACCATGCTGGAAGGCTGGATCACGCGGGAAACGGCTGACGCGCTGTTCGCCAGCGCGGGCCTTGATCTCGAAGCGCTCAAGCAACAGGCCAAGGCGCCAGGCTTCAAGCCGGTTCCGCTGGAAGGCGTAACGGCAAGCGGCAAGGTGAAACAGACGATTGACCAGCTGGAAAGCCGCAATGTCGTTGGGGTCCTGCCGGGCGCGACCGAGCCGGACGAGTATGTTCTGTATACAGCGCACTGGGACCATCTCGGCAAGAAATCCGAAGAAAAGACCGGTGCCCCGGGCGAGGATTTCTACCAGGACCAGATATTCAACGGCGCCGTCGACAATGCCACGGGATCCGCTGCGCTTCTCGAAATCGCTGAGGCCATGGCGGCTGACGAACTGGACCGGTCTGCCCTCTTCCTGTCGGTCACGCTGGAAGAGTCGGGACTGCTCGGCTCTGCATATTACGCAGAAAACCCACTCGTCCCGCACAACAAGGTCGTTGCCGGCATCAATATGGACGGCGCGCTGCCCATCGGCCGCACACGCGACATGGTTGTGGTCGGCTATGGCGCATCCGAACTGGAAGACATCCTCCAGGACGTGCTCGACACCCAGGGCCGTGTGATCAAGCCGGATGCCAAGCCCGAGGCTGGCTATTTCTACCGGTCGGACCATATCTCCCTCGCCAAGAAGGGCGTGCCGATGCTGTATGCTGATGGCGGCGAGGACAAGCTGGACGGCGGCATCGCCGCAGGTAAGGCAGCGGCCGCTGTCTATACCGCTGAGCGCTACCACAAGCCGATGGATGAATATTCTGACGATTGGGACCTCTCCGGCTTCGCCGAAGACATTCAGGCGCTCTATCAGGTCGGCCTGCGCGTTGCCCAGTCCGATGACTGGCCGACCTGGTACCCCGGAAATGAGTTCGAATCCGTCCGCAAGGACAGTCTCGAACAGGAATAA
- the lpxA gene encoding acyl-ACP--UDP-N-acetylglucosamine O-acyltransferase, with protein sequence MDIHPSACVEDGAELGDGVRVGPFCHVGPNARIGAGSVLMSHSVVTGHTELGEKCVLHPHAVLGGVPQVIGFDSTPESRLIVGNNCVFREYATAHSGMPKFGGLTRIGDNCFIMIGAHIAHDNRIGNHVVMANNVSLAGHIEVGDHVWFGGLSAVHQFSRIGRNAFIGGGAIVVEDVIPFGSVVGNHAKLSGLNMVGLKRRGFSKADIRDIRAAYKAIFHGEGLFRDRLEQAAKDYADNALAMEIISFIQTGEDRPICKPA encoded by the coding sequence ATGGACATTCATCCCTCCGCCTGCGTCGAGGATGGCGCCGAACTCGGCGACGGGGTTCGCGTAGGCCCATTCTGCCATGTCGGCCCCAACGCCCGTATCGGTGCCGGATCCGTGCTGATGTCGCATTCGGTTGTCACCGGGCATACCGAACTTGGCGAGAAGTGCGTGCTGCACCCGCATGCGGTGCTGGGCGGGGTGCCGCAAGTCATCGGGTTTGACTCTACACCGGAGTCCCGCCTGATCGTCGGCAATAATTGCGTCTTCCGAGAATACGCCACGGCCCATTCCGGCATGCCGAAATTTGGCGGCCTGACCAGGATAGGCGACAATTGTTTCATCATGATCGGGGCGCATATCGCGCATGACAACCGCATCGGCAATCATGTCGTCATGGCCAACAATGTGTCTCTGGCCGGCCATATCGAGGTTGGCGACCATGTCTGGTTCGGAGGCTTGTCGGCGGTGCACCAATTCTCCCGGATCGGGCGCAACGCCTTCATCGGCGGGGGCGCGATTGTCGTGGAAGATGTCATTCCGTTCGGTTCCGTGGTCGGCAATCATGCCAAACTGTCAGGACTGAACATGGTGGGCCTGAAGCGTCGCGGTTTTTCGAAGGCCGACATCCGGGACATTCGGGCCGCCTACAAGGCGATCTTCCATGGGGAAGGCCTGTTCCGGGATCGCCTTGAACAGGCAGCCAAGGATTACGCCGACAACGCCCTGGCCATGGAAATCATCTCGTTTATCCAGACGGGCGAAGACCGCCCTATCTGCAAGCCGGCTTGA
- the lpxD gene encoding UDP-3-O-(3-hydroxymyristoyl)glucosamine N-acyltransferase — MPVDTRFYERRGTLSLGELAEKTGAELRGDAQIELTGISSAANGRRGDIGFLDGDGKSPSDVSTDISALVVNEANIPHVPEGVPYLVSRFPRHVQSVAGAALFRPRHADWQGEARISPDASLDDSVRIGPGACIGPGAVIGSDTVIGPNAVIGPGVQIGRKCSVGAGASLFNALIGDHVKLLAGVRIGEAGFGVMPGPHGAEDAPHYGRVILQDHVTVGANSCIDRGAFDDTILGERCRIDNLCQIAHNVVLGRSVLVAAFGGISGSVQVGDGSMLGGRVGIADHVKVGEGVSLAASAGLFRDVEAGETWGGTPAKPIRQWMREVAWLQKNSNPKKKG, encoded by the coding sequence GTGCCAGTCGACACGCGTTTCTATGAGCGCCGGGGAACTCTGTCCCTTGGCGAACTGGCCGAAAAGACCGGTGCGGAGCTGAGAGGCGACGCGCAGATCGAACTGACCGGTATCTCCTCGGCCGCCAATGGTCGCCGGGGAGACATCGGTTTTCTGGATGGCGACGGCAAGTCGCCAAGCGATGTCAGCACCGATATTTCGGCGCTGGTCGTCAATGAAGCCAACATCCCGCATGTTCCGGAAGGCGTGCCCTATCTCGTGTCGCGGTTTCCGCGTCATGTTCAGAGTGTGGCCGGCGCAGCGCTGTTCCGCCCCCGTCATGCGGACTGGCAGGGCGAAGCGCGGATTTCGCCGGATGCCAGCCTCGACGACAGTGTCCGCATCGGACCGGGTGCCTGTATCGGGCCGGGCGCGGTGATCGGTTCCGATACCGTGATCGGCCCCAACGCCGTGATCGGCCCCGGCGTCCAGATCGGCCGCAAGTGCAGCGTCGGCGCGGGGGCAAGTCTGTTCAATGCCCTCATTGGCGATCATGTGAAGCTGCTGGCAGGTGTGCGGATTGGCGAAGCCGGGTTTGGCGTGATGCCGGGCCCCCATGGCGCCGAAGACGCGCCGCATTATGGCCGTGTCATCCTTCAGGACCATGTCACGGTCGGGGCGAATTCCTGCATCGATCGCGGTGCGTTTGATGACACCATTCTGGGCGAACGCTGCCGGATCGATAATCTGTGCCAGATCGCGCACAATGTCGTTCTCGGCAGATCCGTCCTGGTGGCGGCCTTTGGCGGCATATCCGGATCCGTACAGGTGGGGGACGGATCCATGCTTGGCGGCCGCGTGGGCATTGCCGATCATGTGAAAGTGGGTGAGGGCGTCTCCCTTGCGGCGTCTGCGGGCTTGTTCCGTGACGTCGAAGCCGGGGAGACCTGGGGCGGCACGCCGGCCAAACCCATTCGGCAATGGATGCGGGAAGTCGCCTGGTTGCAGAAGAACTCGAACCCGAAGAAAAAGGGATAG
- a CDS encoding pirin family protein produces the protein MSITRIIEPRTRDLGHGFVVRRVLPFHAHRAVGPFVFFDHFGPVDYAPGSSFDVRPHPHIGLSTVTYLFDGAIRHRDSLGTDLVIEPGAVNWMTAGRGIVHSERTPEPQRANGQTLHGLQTWVALPRDDEDCAPAFDHHPADSLPAFELDGVRMKLLAGTAWGHVSPVSFPTPILYVALEADRAARLTVPAGLATERAVYAVTGTLEIDGRAVDETQMAVLASGKDVSLALPAGAKAVICGGAPLDSPRKMDWNFVSSDPDKIAAARADWTRAVESGGTKQFPLVPGDETDWIPLPD, from the coding sequence ATGTCCATTACAAGGATCATAGAACCCAGAACACGTGACCTGGGTCATGGTTTCGTCGTGCGACGGGTCCTGCCCTTCCATGCCCATCGAGCAGTGGGTCCGTTTGTCTTCTTCGACCATTTCGGCCCGGTCGACTATGCGCCGGGAAGCAGTTTCGACGTCCGGCCGCATCCCCATATCGGCCTGTCGACTGTCACCTATCTGTTTGACGGGGCAATCCGGCACAGGGATTCGCTCGGCACCGACTTGGTGATTGAGCCCGGCGCGGTGAACTGGATGACGGCAGGCCGCGGCATTGTCCATTCGGAGCGCACGCCGGAGCCGCAACGGGCCAACGGCCAGACGCTGCACGGCCTGCAGACCTGGGTGGCGCTGCCGCGAGACGACGAGGATTGCGCGCCCGCCTTCGACCATCATCCAGCGGACTCATTGCCTGCGTTTGAATTGGATGGCGTGCGCATGAAACTGCTTGCAGGCACAGCATGGGGCCATGTATCGCCGGTGAGCTTCCCGACGCCCATCCTGTACGTCGCCCTCGAAGCGGATCGCGCAGCCCGCCTTACCGTGCCGGCGGGCCTCGCCACGGAGCGGGCTGTCTACGCCGTGACGGGCACGCTGGAGATCGACGGCCGGGCCGTGGACGAGACACAGATGGCCGTTCTGGCCTCCGGCAAGGACGTCTCGCTGGCGCTTCCGGCGGGTGCCAAAGCGGTGATCTGCGGTGGAGCGCCGCTCGACTCCCCCCGCAAGATGGACTGGAACTTTGTTTCAAGCGACCCGGACAAGATTGCTGCCGCCCGGGCGGACTGGACTCGCGCCGTCGAGTCCGGCGGCACGAAACAATTCCCGCTCGTACCAGGCGATGAGACGGACTGGATACCCCTTCCCGACTGA
- a CDS encoding LpxI family protein produces MAPLGIIAGLGELPVAIADNAMETGQGAYVLRLKGFEDPALARFPGEVVGLGEVGGILKRLKAAGCEDVVFAGIVKRPDFGNLKLDMKGVRLLPKVLAAARKGDDALLRVLVSEFEKQGFRVLGSHEVHGQLLAPSGVIAGNMPSDEQMADIEHAARVASATGALDIGQGAIVCRGLVLAVEAQEGTDAMLERCRTLPEEIRGTPASRQGVLVKRPKPGQELRIDLPTTGVSTVEKVAAAGLAGLAIEAGGALLLNRREMIDRAEELGVFIYGFPPETGQ; encoded by the coding sequence ATGGCGCCGCTCGGTATCATTGCAGGTCTCGGCGAACTGCCGGTCGCCATTGCCGACAATGCGATGGAGACCGGACAGGGTGCCTATGTGCTGCGTCTGAAAGGGTTCGAGGATCCGGCGCTGGCCAGGTTCCCCGGTGAGGTGGTCGGCCTTGGCGAAGTGGGCGGCATTCTAAAGCGATTGAAGGCGGCGGGCTGCGAAGACGTGGTGTTCGCAGGGATCGTGAAACGGCCCGATTTCGGCAATCTGAAACTCGACATGAAGGGCGTTCGCCTGTTGCCGAAGGTACTGGCAGCCGCCCGCAAGGGCGATGATGCGTTGTTGCGGGTTCTGGTCTCGGAATTTGAAAAGCAGGGCTTTCGCGTTCTGGGCAGCCATGAAGTCCATGGCCAATTGCTGGCGCCATCCGGTGTCATCGCCGGGAACATGCCCTCTGACGAGCAGATGGCGGACATCGAGCACGCCGCGCGTGTGGCGTCTGCCACGGGTGCGTTGGACATCGGTCAGGGCGCGATTGTCTGCCGCGGGCTCGTGCTTGCGGTCGAGGCGCAGGAAGGCACCGACGCCATGCTGGAGCGCTGTCGCACGCTTCCCGAGGAAATCCGCGGGACGCCCGCCAGTCGGCAGGGCGTTCTGGTCAAACGGCCAAAACCGGGACAGGAGCTGCGCATTGACCTGCCGACGACGGGGGTTTCAACGGTCGAGAAAGTGGCCGCGGCGGGTCTCGCAGGGCTCGCCATCGAGGCAGGGGGGGCATTGCTGCTGAACCGGCGGGAGATGATCGACCGGGCGGAGGAACTGGGCGTATTCATTTACGGGTTCCCGCCGGAGACCGGCCAGTGA
- a CDS encoding OmpH family outer membrane protein has translation MSRLKNFALALMMSFAAFAVMTPAAQAQGTTVITIDEAKILRDSKAGKDIQAKLKSIETQINTELSPTRTSLETEGKALNTELQGKTREQIAADAALVTRLNAYDKKAGDFGKARQKAANEFALTERQALVDFNKALEPVLLEVVSQKGAGIVLSKSAVIYGVDSVDVSAEVISKLDAATPTISVVRKRIPDQPTQ, from the coding sequence ATGTCCCGACTCAAGAATTTCGCGCTCGCGCTGATGATGAGCTTTGCCGCCTTTGCGGTCATGACCCCGGCCGCTCAGGCGCAGGGTACCACCGTCATCACGATCGACGAGGCAAAGATCCTTCGTGACAGCAAGGCTGGCAAGGATATCCAGGCCAAGCTGAAGAGCATCGAGACCCAGATCAATACCGAACTGTCGCCGACCCGTACGTCCCTGGAGACTGAAGGCAAGGCGCTGAACACCGAGCTTCAGGGCAAGACCCGCGAGCAGATCGCTGCCGACGCCGCACTGGTCACCCGCCTGAACGCCTATGACAAGAAAGCCGGTGACTTCGGCAAGGCCCGTCAGAAGGCTGCCAACGAGTTCGCGCTGACCGAGCGTCAGGCTCTTGTCGACTTCAACAAGGCGCTGGAGCCGGTCCTGCTGGAAGTCGTGAGCCAAAAGGGCGCCGGGATCGTGCTGTCCAAGAGCGCCGTGATCTATGGCGTGGACTCGGTTGACGTCTCCGCCGAAGTGATCAGCAAGCTGGATGCGGCGACGCCGACGATCTCCGTCGTGCGCAAGCGAATCCCGGACCAGCCGACCCAATAG
- the lpxB gene encoding lipid-A-disaccharide synthase, translating to MTGPRVFMVAAEASGDLLAREVVEELRRRSPDAHIAGIGGQELASVGIESAINISPLSILGFFEGLKAYGDVVRLADEAADAIVADAPDVVVLVDSWGFMLRVAQRVRLRAPDIRLVKLVGPQVWATRPGRAKTLAAVVDHLLCIHDLEVPYYEPYGLETTVIGNPAISRHETGDPARFRKALGLAESTRIVLVLPGSRPSEIKRVAPELVDAARRVKAADEALQIVFMPAQNVSEQFKSSFPDAAQWSIVTSDPSLRFDGMAAADLALACSGTVTTELAMQGTPMIVAYRTGWITWALARGLLYKKTHITLLNIVSDDREIVPEFVQTRQKAELIAAKAMSWLEQPDRLTAQKAQQAEALERMKEGDRDASEIAAGVILEEAARKRSGVLTHQP from the coding sequence GTGACCGGCCCGCGCGTCTTCATGGTGGCGGCAGAGGCCTCGGGAGATCTGCTGGCGCGCGAAGTGGTCGAAGAATTGAGACGGCGGTCACCGGACGCGCATATTGCGGGAATAGGCGGCCAGGAACTTGCGTCGGTCGGGATCGAGTCGGCGATCAACATCTCACCCTTGTCCATTCTCGGTTTCTTCGAGGGTCTGAAGGCCTATGGGGACGTGGTGCGGCTGGCTGATGAGGCCGCCGATGCCATTGTAGCAGATGCGCCTGATGTGGTCGTGCTGGTCGATTCCTGGGGGTTCATGCTGCGTGTCGCGCAACGGGTCAGGCTGCGCGCACCGGACATTCGGCTGGTCAAGCTGGTCGGGCCGCAAGTCTGGGCAACGCGTCCGGGACGCGCGAAGACGCTGGCGGCTGTTGTGGACCATCTATTGTGCATTCACGACCTGGAAGTGCCGTATTACGAGCCCTACGGCCTGGAGACGACCGTGATCGGCAACCCGGCCATATCGCGGCATGAAACGGGGGATCCAGCACGCTTCCGCAAGGCATTGGGGCTGGCGGAATCTACCCGTATCGTTCTGGTCCTGCCGGGGAGCCGGCCGAGTGAGATCAAGCGCGTGGCGCCGGAACTGGTGGACGCCGCGCGGCGCGTCAAGGCGGCCGATGAAGCCCTACAGATCGTGTTCATGCCGGCTCAAAACGTTTCAGAACAGTTCAAATCGTCCTTTCCGGACGCAGCCCAGTGGTCAATCGTGACCTCCGATCCGTCACTTCGTTTCGATGGCATGGCGGCCGCCGACCTGGCGCTGGCCTGTTCGGGCACCGTCACGACAGAACTCGCGATGCAGGGCACACCCATGATCGTGGCTTACCGGACCGGATGGATCACCTGGGCCCTGGCGCGCGGCCTGTTGTACAAGAAGACGCATATCACCCTCCTGAACATCGTCAGCGATGACCGGGAGATTGTTCCGGAATTCGTGCAGACCCGACAGAAGGCCGAGCTCATTGCGGCAAAGGCCATGTCATGGCTGGAACAACCGGACCGCCTGACGGCACAAAAGGCGCAGCAGGCCGAAGCGCTGGAGCGCATGAAGGAAGGCGACCGGGATGCCAGTGAAATCGCGGCCGGTGTCATTCTGGAGGAAGCGGCCCGGAAACGTTCGGGCGTGCTGACCCATCAGCCCTGA
- a CDS encoding FAD-dependent oxidoreductase, with product MSVDILLIGGGHAHVTALRWLRNHPHPEVSIRLVNPGGKAVYSGMVPGFVSGHFDRDEIDIDLAPLCRDSGAQLVEDRICGPDPVARTATSDSGAVHAFGIVSIDVGIVSAPPQVSPTSRAMPVKPMAGFADSWQGLAGSLPSHVTIIGAGLGGVELALAVRHAQRAQLGDLSGSVTLIDRDTPLSSASPALRHALRKHLDRAGIDVRKGVSVSRFLDGHLVLNDGCEIQTGLVLWAAGATAHDWLSASGLETDHGFPLVGPTLESHSHPGVFVAGDAAAMSGMTVPKAGVYAVRQGPVLMQNLLARLKGRPLQAFRPQADYLKLVSLGRRAALAEKWGLCVQLPGLWWLKSRIDRAFVQG from the coding sequence ATGTCGGTCGACATTCTTCTCATCGGCGGCGGACACGCGCATGTCACAGCGCTCAGATGGTTACGGAACCATCCTCACCCGGAGGTTTCGATCCGACTGGTCAATCCCGGCGGCAAGGCCGTCTACAGCGGAATGGTGCCCGGCTTTGTCAGCGGACACTTCGACCGTGACGAAATCGACATCGATCTTGCGCCCTTGTGCCGCGATTCAGGCGCACAGCTTGTCGAGGACAGGATTTGCGGGCCGGACCCGGTGGCCCGCACGGCAACCTCGGACAGTGGCGCAGTTCACGCCTTCGGCATTGTATCGATTGATGTCGGCATCGTTTCTGCGCCGCCGCAGGTAAGCCCAACTTCCCGCGCCATGCCGGTCAAACCCATGGCGGGGTTCGCCGATAGCTGGCAGGGGCTTGCCGGCAGTCTTCCTTCCCACGTCACCATAATCGGCGCCGGGCTGGGCGGTGTGGAGCTGGCGCTCGCGGTGAGACACGCGCAGCGCGCGCAGCTGGGGGACTTGTCCGGCAGTGTCACCCTCATCGACCGGGACACACCACTCTCATCGGCAAGTCCGGCTCTTCGCCACGCCCTGCGCAAACATCTCGACCGCGCCGGAATTGATGTCCGCAAGGGCGTATCCGTCAGCCGCTTCCTGGATGGCCATCTGGTCCTGAATGATGGCTGTGAGATACAAACCGGCCTGGTCCTGTGGGCGGCGGGCGCAACGGCTCATGACTGGCTGTCTGCATCCGGTCTCGAAACCGATCACGGCTTTCCGCTGGTGGGCCCGACGCTCGAATCGCACTCCCATCCAGGCGTGTTCGTTGCAGGCGATGCGGCAGCCATGTCCGGCATGACAGTCCCGAAGGCCGGCGTCTATGCCGTACGCCAGGGCCCGGTCCTGATGCAGAACCTGCTCGCGCGCCTCAAGGGTCGTCCCTTGCAGGCCTTCCGGCCCCAAGCCGATTATCTCAAACTCGTATCCCTCGGCCGACGCGCCGCCCTTGCCGAGAAATGGGGGCTGTGCGTGCAACTGCCCGGCCTGTGGTGGCTGAAATCCCGAATAGACCGGGCATTCGTTCAGGGCTGA